The Sulfuricystis multivorans genome has a window encoding:
- a CDS encoding conjugal transfer protein TraG N-terminal domain-containing protein: MNAYTIYCYFNADQIQGVLNAVVMLMGSGGVDGDYLSLVRVAALLGSFMAVCYGFLRARGEDAAHYLLLMAIFYTTLFIPRVSVTIEDHGGAGGGAPIVVDHVPIGLAFFASTTSHIGYWLTEKTETFFSLPDTSLRLSSHGLMGGARALRLAQSAAMPDPILAQDVTNFMRECINPELVVSPALVNALLVSKDIWTDLGPSGIGVLNPGRMVTLSGNTGSVQCDDAYTNKIGPRLAPAAASEFARIAQILSPNASPATANTMLASLLPAAEGLIMTASASTTDAIRQRMMINMLNDTSSNMAQIMNDPTAAQTALGTAMATSNANTAYSVLARLAQETLPLVRNAIELVVLGIFPIVLILIIIAGSKGGLVLRSYVMTMLWVQLWAPLYAIVNYVGTMAGAKNFKAALAGIDGVAVNNAAALLNSTISAEAVAGVLTISVPLIALAIIKGGEIALSGITSGITGPADRAATNVGGQVGSGNVNAGNISWGNYNANNAAANHSNTAFAYAMLSRGDVQTEFGSMTLRGSQAGTPNAVGNLTGEYGNIGVIGSHGARVEAAKIGSSGDRAEFTSGTSSGLAQRTSGQFTHQEGATAAAKIQKALENSLGGDWSWLTRDGSGKATTASDRSGTTTATAHTSNIELGGRAGINAGAAQTAKNPVHDAKNKQNAQGAAHVLNGDPYKAASGSNVPPAVAQQGASAPGATTGAASGSSGVPAVGDPAGGGQNGSPMPKGAAEDLQGKANRAAQQLGQAPSQSSYGPNATYGFSSRDTEQKSWSSDRGNTAEIQQRAEKNFDKAARAIEGLMSKTSNSGERAAMQSFLGSLARATDATYQTNVSQSYTQTASKASSRTDANGASVEVNDNGLYGAEALRLAGGSGYRAIEQAVTNPNFREQVASTVARRVAGAVAPLGGSAYGMDGQPIEAPKSVDKQRLDGQEAVKNQRGKDQKAAAAAGQGYLQMAEKQRTQVGAPPSVDMPDLTSAQKAFDTIKGSTERGLNSGQHSAAREAGINRLLEAAFADQAGFGRLLSASLGFGIGTKTHDENRAAIQKLADSNPAFNARLEQIGRHGRVTEDDKQFFSEHRDDGFFDRAGETLNNALQSAKDYWIGK, from the coding sequence ATGAACGCCTACACGATCTACTGCTACTTCAACGCCGACCAGATTCAGGGAGTCCTTAATGCTGTAGTGATGCTGATGGGCTCAGGCGGCGTCGACGGAGACTATCTCAGCCTTGTCCGTGTAGCCGCATTACTTGGATCCTTCATGGCGGTCTGTTACGGATTCCTCCGCGCGCGCGGGGAAGACGCTGCCCACTACTTGCTTTTGATGGCGATCTTCTACACTACCTTGTTCATTCCGCGGGTGAGCGTAACGATTGAAGACCACGGCGGAGCTGGGGGGGGCGCCCCCATTGTTGTCGACCACGTGCCCATTGGCCTGGCATTCTTCGCATCGACCACTAGTCACATTGGATACTGGCTTACGGAGAAGACTGAGACATTCTTCTCCCTTCCCGATACATCGTTGCGGCTGAGTTCGCATGGTCTGATGGGGGGGGCAAGGGCCCTCAGGCTGGCACAGTCCGCGGCCATGCCTGATCCTATCCTGGCTCAGGATGTTACCAACTTTATGCGAGAGTGCATCAATCCAGAGCTGGTGGTATCTCCGGCGCTGGTCAATGCGCTGCTCGTCTCGAAGGATATCTGGACAGATCTCGGGCCATCGGGTATCGGCGTCCTCAACCCTGGCCGAATGGTCACGCTCTCTGGCAACACTGGCTCCGTCCAATGCGACGATGCCTATACCAACAAGATCGGGCCCAGACTGGCTCCGGCGGCAGCGAGCGAATTTGCTCGTATCGCACAGATCCTATCTCCGAATGCGAGTCCTGCAACGGCTAACACGATGCTCGCTTCCCTGCTGCCGGCTGCTGAAGGATTGATCATGACCGCCAGTGCGTCTACTACCGATGCCATCAGACAGCGAATGATGATCAACATGCTCAACGATACCTCGTCGAACATGGCACAGATCATGAACGATCCTACGGCCGCGCAAACTGCTCTAGGTACTGCAATGGCAACGTCCAATGCCAATACGGCCTATTCGGTCTTGGCCCGACTGGCTCAAGAAACGCTTCCTCTTGTACGGAACGCGATCGAACTTGTGGTGCTCGGCATTTTCCCGATAGTTCTCATCCTGATTATCATCGCCGGCTCCAAAGGGGGGTTGGTTCTCCGTTCCTATGTAATGACTATGCTCTGGGTTCAGCTGTGGGCTCCGCTGTATGCAATTGTGAACTATGTTGGCACAATGGCCGGCGCGAAAAATTTCAAAGCCGCCCTCGCGGGTATCGATGGGGTAGCGGTGAACAATGCGGCTGCATTGCTGAACAGCACAATCTCCGCCGAAGCCGTAGCAGGGGTTCTGACCATCAGTGTTCCTTTGATTGCCCTGGCCATAATCAAGGGGGGTGAAATTGCTCTTTCAGGGATTACGTCCGGCATTACCGGACCTGCTGATAGAGCAGCAACCAATGTGGGCGGACAGGTAGGGTCCGGCAACGTCAATGCTGGCAACATTTCTTGGGGCAATTACAACGCCAACAATGCGGCTGCAAACCACTCGAATACGGCCTTTGCTTACGCAATGCTGAGCCGCGGCGATGTCCAAACCGAATTCGGCTCGATGACCCTTCGTGGGAGCCAAGCCGGCACACCTAATGCGGTCGGGAATCTTACGGGCGAATATGGCAATATTGGGGTCATTGGTAGCCATGGCGCGCGTGTGGAGGCTGCGAAGATTGGCAGCAGCGGCGATCGGGCAGAATTCACCAGTGGTACGTCATCGGGTCTGGCCCAAAGGACCTCTGGGCAGTTTACGCATCAAGAAGGCGCGACGGCGGCAGCGAAGATCCAGAAGGCTTTGGAGAACAGCCTTGGGGGTGACTGGTCATGGCTAACCCGCGATGGTTCCGGGAAAGCCACCACAGCCAGCGACCGAAGTGGCACAACTACCGCCACAGCTCACACAAGCAACATTGAGCTCGGTGGGCGTGCTGGAATCAATGCGGGCGCAGCGCAGACAGCAAAAAATCCTGTACATGACGCAAAAAACAAGCAGAATGCTCAGGGTGCCGCACACGTCCTTAACGGCGACCCGTACAAGGCGGCGTCTGGTTCAAATGTTCCCCCGGCTGTCGCGCAACAAGGTGCTTCGGCACCGGGTGCAACGACTGGGGCGGCTTCCGGATCTTCTGGTGTTCCGGCGGTAGGTGATCCGGCAGGTGGCGGTCAGAATGGATCGCCAATGCCGAAAGGCGCCGCAGAAGATCTACAGGGCAAGGCCAATCGTGCAGCGCAACAACTCGGCCAGGCTCCAAGCCAATCGTCATATGGGCCAAACGCCACTTATGGCTTCTCTTCTCGAGATACTGAGCAGAAGAGTTGGTCTAGCGATCGGGGCAATACCGCTGAGATTCAGCAGCGCGCAGAAAAGAACTTCGATAAAGCGGCTAGGGCGATCGAGGGGCTGATGTCCAAGACGAGCAATTCCGGGGAACGTGCCGCAATGCAAAGTTTCCTCGGCTCGTTGGCCAGAGCTACAGACGCAACATACCAAACCAATGTCAGCCAGAGTTATACGCAGACTGCGAGCAAAGCCAGCTCACGCACCGATGCAAACGGAGCGTCGGTCGAAGTCAACGACAATGGTCTCTACGGGGCCGAAGCGCTGCGCCTAGCTGGTGGAAGTGGGTATCGTGCCATTGAACAGGCAGTGACAAATCCAAACTTTCGCGAGCAGGTTGCCAGCACCGTGGCTCGGCGCGTTGCCGGAGCGGTGGCACCTCTTGGTGGCTCGGCGTATGGAATGGATGGCCAGCCAATCGAGGCTCCCAAGAGCGTTGACAAACAACGTCTTGACGGCCAAGAAGCGGTTAAGAATCAGCGCGGTAAAGACCAGAAAGCTGCCGCTGCCGCCGGCCAAGGCTACTTGCAAATGGCAGAAAAACAAAGAACACAGGTTGGAGCACCACCTTCCGTTGATATGCCAGACCTAACGTCTGCCCAGAAGGCTTTCGACACGATCAAGGGATCTACAGAACGCGGCTTGAATTCGGGCCAGCACAGTGCTGCTCGCGAAGCAGGGATCAACCGGTTGTTGGAGGCCGCGTTTGCAGACCAAGCGGGATTCGGACGGCTCCTTAGTGCTTCACTGGGATTTGGCATTGGGACGAAAACGCATGATGAAAACCGTGCTGCCATTCAGAAGCTGGCGGATTCCAATCCGGCGTTCAACGCTCGCCTGGAGCAAATTGGTCGCCACGGGCGAGTCACCGAGGATGACAAGCAGTTCTTTAGTGAGCATCGAGATGACGGGTTTTTTGATAGAGCAGGCGAGACATTAAACAATGCCCTCCAAAGCGCGAAGGATTACTGGATCGGGAAGTAA
- a CDS encoding conjugal transfer protein TraH codes for MRLQLRITAAAVAATLALSSVTAYADWIGDFYNSAGAAVNTTAPQAIASQSVVGYSGGGLSWRVPNKNFQPLMITPPSLKAGCGGIDVYLGGFSFPNKAEFVQALRNFGQAALGYFFELALRTMAPEIAVTLDVINDLANRINQFSMNSCRAAQKAVNYLAGDWMEANARDATGYARAAGEFVDEFDAMFGIQGNGQKIMQEKYMQNYGKPRSAVIAADNGKAIPVYVNLLRWALDHNNAVNLNDDEKDLIMSIVGPTVIVTQGTDSDGNEAPDFNAGRPGTIDFSHLVGDDALTASVLQPLKVLTCIDAECTTVTDTTKTFMPFSARAMGAVTHIRQNIVNRTSGNTLTPDELLVLKMSSVPLYRAAAMAESSGVAAIVADQLVYDLVDYAAVDAAFNMMTYYLNTADKALNGISAKVPQILMAPYQEMRERIKAIRVDMHQKITHFYQQKGNPYEKIDQLDKVERAMYANLNTMLAANARFGKRQ; via the coding sequence ATGAGATTGCAATTGCGTATTACAGCTGCTGCCGTAGCCGCCACACTGGCTTTGTCATCTGTAACAGCCTACGCAGATTGGATTGGCGATTTCTACAATTCCGCAGGCGCTGCTGTGAACACGACGGCTCCCCAGGCCATTGCGTCTCAGTCTGTGGTCGGCTACAGTGGTGGAGGTTTGAGCTGGCGGGTTCCGAACAAGAATTTCCAGCCCTTGATGATCACTCCTCCGTCGCTTAAAGCTGGTTGTGGTGGCATCGATGTTTACCTTGGAGGGTTCAGCTTCCCGAACAAGGCAGAATTTGTTCAGGCTCTCCGAAATTTCGGCCAGGCTGCGCTCGGGTATTTCTTCGAGCTAGCGCTGCGGACGATGGCGCCGGAAATCGCGGTTACCCTCGACGTGATCAATGACTTGGCTAACCGGATCAATCAGTTCTCGATGAATTCCTGCCGCGCGGCCCAGAAGGCCGTCAATTACCTGGCAGGAGACTGGATGGAGGCCAATGCCCGCGATGCAACGGGCTACGCTCGAGCGGCAGGCGAATTTGTCGACGAATTCGACGCGATGTTCGGCATCCAAGGAAACGGGCAAAAGATAATGCAGGAAAAATACATGCAGAACTATGGCAAGCCCAGGTCTGCTGTCATTGCTGCCGATAACGGCAAGGCAATACCGGTGTATGTGAACCTCTTGCGTTGGGCGCTTGATCATAACAATGCAGTCAATCTGAATGACGATGAGAAGGATTTGATCATGTCCATCGTCGGGCCAACCGTGATCGTCACTCAAGGCACTGATAGTGATGGTAACGAGGCCCCCGACTTCAATGCTGGACGTCCAGGAACCATCGACTTCTCGCATCTGGTGGGCGATGACGCCCTGACCGCTTCAGTTCTGCAACCCCTCAAGGTGCTGACGTGTATTGATGCGGAATGCACCACCGTGACAGACACCACGAAGACATTCATGCCCTTCTCCGCTCGCGCTATGGGAGCGGTAACACACATTCGCCAGAACATCGTTAATCGCACTTCAGGGAATACCCTGACGCCCGACGAACTGCTCGTTCTGAAAATGTCTTCCGTGCCGCTTTATCGTGCGGCAGCGATGGCAGAAAGTTCTGGTGTGGCGGCCATCGTTGCTGACCAACTAGTCTATGACCTTGTTGACTACGCTGCGGTTGATGCCGCGTTCAACATGATGACCTATTACCTCAATACCGCCGACAAGGCTCTCAATGGGATCTCGGCCAAAGTACCTCAAATCCTTATGGCTCCCTACCAGGAGATGCGTGAGCGCATCAAGGCGATACGAGTAGATATGCATCAGAAGATCACCCACTTCTACCAACAAAAGGGTAATCCCTACGAGAAGATCGATCAGCTGGATAAGGTAGAGCGCGCCATGTATGCCAACCTGAACACGATGCTCGCCGCTAATGCTCGCTTTGGCAAGCGCCAGTAA
- a CDS encoding conjugal transfer protein TraF: MNETRSWWDETPWVNPDRGFNWYPDPKEEHHEQKLKPEVKPKTIYEMTTLEEIQKELARLKGEAVVNPTEENVLAFLRAQHFVMDKASMFADVSRRVVWANPDVNYSARSSVVSYARDRDRMRKDKMREDNLKNLSETHGILFFARSDCNYCHDEAPILKAFSMKTGIPILTISMDSGPIPLFPDAKPDNGISMLASGGNGINIVPAIYLIDRKTQKVTPLGTGVVAGEELAERIRVMTMTKPGEEF; the protein is encoded by the coding sequence TTGAATGAAACTCGCAGCTGGTGGGACGAAACACCTTGGGTTAATCCAGACCGCGGCTTCAACTGGTACCCCGACCCAAAGGAAGAACACCACGAGCAGAAGCTAAAGCCGGAGGTAAAGCCCAAGACCATCTATGAGATGACGACCCTCGAGGAGATCCAGAAGGAACTGGCGCGCTTGAAGGGCGAGGCGGTCGTCAATCCCACCGAGGAGAATGTCCTGGCCTTCCTGAGGGCTCAGCATTTCGTCATGGACAAGGCCTCGATGTTCGCTGATGTCTCCCGCCGCGTTGTCTGGGCCAATCCGGATGTGAATTACTCGGCGCGATCGTCTGTAGTGAGCTATGCCCGGGATCGAGACAGGATGCGTAAAGACAAAATGCGAGAGGACAATCTGAAGAACCTGTCCGAGACGCACGGCATTCTCTTTTTCGCCCGATCCGATTGTAACTACTGCCACGACGAGGCGCCAATCCTCAAAGCCTTCAGCATGAAGACGGGCATACCAATACTGACGATCTCCATGGACTCGGGTCCCATACCTCTATTTCCAGACGCCAAGCCTGACAACGGGATTTCGATGCTTGCGTCCGGCGGGAATGGCATCAATATAGTTCCGGCTATCTATCTAATTGACCGAAAGACACAGAAAGTCACGCCACTGGGTACTGGTGTTGTCGCCGGCGAGGAGCTGGCCGAGCGCATCCGTGTAATGACCATGACGAAACCCGGGGAGGAATTCTAG
- a CDS encoding conjugal transfer protein TraN: MNNIFRYILSVLVAVTFSTGANAVATCQKTGEVCVDGPSSKNIGGTMIYRDCWDYQATYNCVDPNPVDYCAAIAATPGCSQVSSVCNGTAFNGTCLGYTKTYHCDNAAQVGNGVIQLGNSYTIVSDTIDTSPCASYSSNPSCQLSAKICIDGPATKNINGLDVYKDCWQWKEDYNCVVSNPADYCMPLKQAGCTQQTEICTNVAFTGVCIEKQFTYLCGSEITPLPTNVQYLNTSYTIVNDQVDVSQCTSLDNNPNCTVASQTCVDGPGTKNINGLDVYKDCWQWKKDYTCASTNLTSTCDELKNDPLCVETGSTCVDTLPGGQCGLLEHQYKCAEAPVSTSTQTDCGTQSFCLDGQCFDTGHPADRDFAATISQMELAREATNYNIFDGESQSCTKKLLKNCCKAKGGGQGGRNDVIAQAIGTAVFKVGTEEIYVWGSKYIFEGLMATGSEILQEYALQAAGNLLSTSSTFSIWGAEFSISTAGGISYVGFDPWSLATSIAIYVIMDMMSCDQQDQILGMKRGQGLCHQVGSYCSSKVLGVCVEKKEGWCCFPSKLGRIVNEQGRAQIGKSWGSAQNPDCSGFTLEELKLLKFDEMDLSEFFNSIQPDPKTNTYAVERLQQKAASYYGP, from the coding sequence ATGAACAATATTTTCCGATACATCCTGTCGGTCCTAGTGGCTGTTACCTTCTCGACAGGAGCCAACGCAGTTGCTACCTGCCAAAAGACGGGCGAGGTATGTGTGGATGGGCCCAGTTCTAAAAACATTGGCGGTACGATGATCTATCGCGACTGCTGGGATTATCAAGCAACTTACAACTGCGTCGATCCCAACCCGGTCGATTACTGTGCGGCCATCGCTGCCACGCCTGGATGCTCCCAAGTTAGTTCAGTCTGCAACGGAACTGCATTCAATGGGACATGCCTCGGCTATACGAAGACCTACCATTGCGACAATGCTGCGCAAGTGGGGAATGGGGTCATTCAACTGGGCAATAGCTATACGATCGTCTCGGACACGATCGACACATCCCCATGCGCCAGTTACTCCAGTAATCCAAGCTGCCAACTCTCGGCTAAGATATGTATCGATGGCCCCGCCACAAAGAATATCAACGGCCTCGATGTCTACAAGGACTGCTGGCAGTGGAAGGAGGACTACAACTGCGTGGTCAGCAACCCGGCCGACTATTGCATGCCCCTGAAGCAAGCCGGATGTACGCAACAGACGGAAATCTGTACGAATGTCGCCTTTACTGGCGTTTGCATCGAAAAGCAGTTCACCTATCTTTGCGGCTCGGAAATCACGCCGCTTCCGACGAACGTTCAATATCTCAACACCTCGTACACGATCGTCAATGACCAGGTAGATGTGTCGCAATGCACGTCGCTCGACAACAATCCGAACTGCACTGTTGCTTCCCAAACCTGTGTAGATGGCCCAGGAACAAAAAATATTAATGGCCTGGACGTCTACAAAGACTGCTGGCAATGGAAGAAAGATTACACCTGCGCTTCTACAAACCTCACCTCGACCTGCGATGAACTAAAGAACGATCCTCTTTGCGTCGAAACTGGATCGACTTGCGTTGATACTTTGCCCGGAGGCCAGTGTGGATTACTTGAGCACCAGTACAAATGCGCTGAAGCGCCGGTTTCCACCTCCACCCAGACAGACTGTGGAACCCAGTCTTTCTGCCTGGATGGCCAGTGTTTCGATACTGGTCATCCCGCCGATAGGGATTTCGCCGCGACGATCTCGCAAATGGAGCTTGCCAGAGAAGCCACCAACTACAACATCTTCGATGGAGAGTCGCAGTCTTGCACCAAAAAATTACTAAAGAACTGCTGTAAAGCCAAAGGGGGAGGTCAAGGCGGCAGGAACGATGTGATCGCCCAGGCGATCGGCACGGCCGTTTTCAAAGTGGGCACAGAAGAAATCTACGTCTGGGGTTCCAAATACATCTTCGAAGGTTTGATGGCTACTGGCAGCGAAATTCTTCAGGAATACGCTTTACAGGCCGCTGGCAACCTCCTGAGTACATCGAGCACGTTCTCTATCTGGGGCGCAGAGTTTTCAATCTCGACCGCAGGCGGAATTAGTTATGTCGGATTTGACCCATGGTCTCTCGCAACCTCTATTGCCATTTACGTCATTATGGATATGATGAGCTGCGATCAACAGGATCAAATCCTGGGGATGAAGCGAGGGCAGGGATTATGCCACCAGGTTGGTTCATACTGCAGTTCTAAAGTTCTGGGGGTATGTGTTGAGAAAAAAGAGGGATGGTGCTGCTTCCCCTCAAAGCTCGGTCGTATCGTCAATGAACAAGGTCGTGCTCAGATCGGCAAGAGCTGGGGATCGGCGCAAAATCCGGATTGCTCGGGCTTTACCCTGGAAGAGCTCAAGCTTCTGAAATTCGACGAGATGGATCTGTCAGAATTCTTCAACAGCATCCAACCCGACCCTAAGACAAATACCTATGCAGTCGAGCGGTTGCAACAAAAAGCTGCGAGTTACTATGGTCCGTAA
- the trbC gene encoding type-F conjugative transfer system pilin assembly protein TrbC, translated as MTKRQIALALLSIPPAIALAQINPSAQEQDPYLRTQQAIERAMAQAQSMRQNDKQTGHKQGLSVEEVRKMKGVDPLTLANKYEASGVGQGPAKQELMIFISTSMPTKALVMLGEQAKATGAVLVMRGLVAPLGTRGAIQKTMEALQPVGTTGAQIQIDPEAFTRYNVKAVPTFVIASKEEGCSSDTCDSQSYALTGDVTLEYALEQWSSRGGPIGEKADIYLQRLERTRQ; from the coding sequence ACGTCAAATAGCTCTTGCCCTGCTATCCATACCCCCTGCAATTGCATTGGCACAGATTAACCCCTCGGCACAGGAACAAGATCCTTACCTCCGCACCCAGCAGGCTATCGAGCGCGCAATGGCCCAAGCTCAATCCATGCGGCAGAACGACAAGCAAACAGGGCATAAGCAAGGACTGAGCGTAGAGGAAGTCCGAAAGATGAAAGGGGTCGATCCGTTGACGCTCGCCAATAAGTACGAGGCATCTGGAGTTGGACAGGGGCCGGCAAAGCAGGAGCTGATGATCTTTATCTCGACATCGATGCCTACCAAAGCACTGGTCATGCTTGGGGAACAGGCTAAGGCAACTGGTGCGGTTCTGGTCATGCGCGGTCTGGTTGCACCTCTGGGAACCAGGGGGGCCATCCAGAAGACGATGGAGGCCCTTCAGCCGGTTGGCACTACGGGTGCCCAAATTCAAATCGACCCGGAGGCCTTCACCCGCTACAACGTCAAAGCCGTTCCGACGTTTGTAATTGCGAGCAAGGAAGAGGGCTGTTCCTCAGACACCTGTGACAGCCAATCATACGCACTCACAGGCGATGTCACGTTGGAGTACGCCTTGGAGCAGTGGTCGAGCCGAGGCGGTCCGATCGGAGAGAAAGCCGACATTTACCTTCAGCGTCTGGAAAGGACTCGGCAATGA